A single genomic interval of Mangifera indica cultivar Alphonso chromosome 5, CATAS_Mindica_2.1, whole genome shotgun sequence harbors:
- the LOC123216012 gene encoding ABC transporter C family member 5-like: protein MGITVLLNRISASYSTRQSHYALLKAILGLPILELSSVCINLTLFLVFLFVISVRQIFVCVGGIRIHKDDSVASSSPVRRSSVDGEIRDVKISTWFKMSVFCCFYVLFLQVLVLGFDGVGLIRKAVDGKVVDWSALCLPTAQGLAWFVLSFSVLHCKFKVAEKFPFLLRVWWVVSFLICLCTLCVDCRGLLVEGARYLCSHAVANFAATPAIAFLCFVAIRGVTGIQVCRNSDLQEPLLLDEETGCLKVTPYEDAGLFSWATLSWLNPLLSIGAKRPLELKDIPLLAPKNRAKTNYKILNSNWEKVKAENPSRQPSLAWAILKSFWKEAAWNALFAGLNTVVSYVGPFMLSFFVDYLGGKETFRHEGYVLAGIFFAAKLLETLTTRQWYLGVDILGMHVRSALTAMVYRKGLKLSSLAKQSHTSGEIVNYMAVDVQRIGDYSWYLHDIWMLPLQIILALAILYKNVGIASVATLIATIVSIVVTVPLAKIQEEFQDNLMAAKDERMRKTSECLRNMRILKLQAWEERYQKTLEEMRDVEFKWLRKALYSQAFITFIFWSSPIFVSAVTFGTSILLGAQLTAGGVLSALATFRILQEPLRNFPDLVSMMAQTKVSLDRISGFLQEEELQEDATIVLPQGTTNIAIEIENGEFCWDQCASRSTLSGISMKVERGMRVAVCGMVGSGKSSLLACILGEIPKISGEVKVCGTAAYVSQSAWIQSGNIEENILFGSPMDKVKYKKVIHACSLKKDFELFSHGDQTIIGDRGINLSGGQKQRVQLARALYQDADIYLLDDPFSAVDAHTGSELFKEYILTALASKTVIFVTHQVEFLPAADLILVLKEGWIIQAGKYDDLLQAGTDFNMLVSAHHEAIEAMDIPNHSSEDSDENRNLDGCAIPSKKCDTAENNIDSLAKEVQDGALASEQRAIKEKKKAKRSRKKQLVQEEERVRGRVSMKVYLSYMAAAYRGLLIPPIILAQGLFQFLQIASSWWMAWANPQTEGDQSKVNPMVLLVVYIALAFGSSWFIFVRAVLVATFGLAAAQKLFSKMLRSVFRAPMSFFDSTPAGRILNRVSIDQSVVDLDIPFRLGGFASTTIQLLGIVGVMTKVTWQVLLLVIPMAVTCLWMQKYYMASSRELVRIVSIQKSPIIHLFGESIAGAATIRGFGQEKRFMKRNLYLLDCFARPFFCSIAAIEWLCLRMELLSTFVFSFCMVLLVSFPHGKIDPSMAGLAVTYGLNLNARLSRWILSFCKLENKIISIERIYQYSQIPSEAPPFVEDSRPSSSWPENGTIQLIDLKVRYAENLPLVLHGVTCEFPGGKKIGIVGRTGSGKSTLIQALFRLIEPANGKIIIDNIDISTIGLHDLRSRLGIIPQDPTLFEGTIRCNLDPLGEHSDCEIWEALDKSQLGEIVRVKDRRLDTPVLENGDNWSVGQRQLVSLGRALLKQARILVLDEATASVDTATDNLIQRIIRTEFKDCTVCTIAHRIPTVIDSDLVLVLSDGRVAEFDTPQQLLEDKSSMFLKLVTEYSSRSSGIPDI, encoded by the exons ATGGGTATCACTGTTTTGTTGAATAGAATCTCAGCTTCTTATTCAACAAGGCAATCGCATTATGCCCTTTTGAAGGCTATTCTAGGCTTGCCAATTTTGGAATTGTCCTCAGTTTGCATCAACTTGACACTTTTCCTCGTGTTTCTCTTCGTAATATCCGTAAGGCAAATTTTTGTGTGCGTGGGTGGAATTAGGATCCATAAAGATGATTCTGTTGCCAGTTCGAGCCCAGTTAGGCGTAGCAGTGTTGATGGAGAAATTAGAGACGTCAAAATTAGTACCTGGTTCAAAATGTCggtgttttgttgtttttatgtGTTGTTTCTGCAAGTCTTAGTTTTGGGGTTTGATGGGGTTGGTTTGATAAGAAAGGCTGTTGATGGCAAGGTAGTGGACTGGTCTGCTCTTTGCTTGCCTACTGCCCAAGGATTAGCTTGGTTCGTGCTGAGTTTTTCAGTTCTTCATTGTAAATTTAAGGTTGCTGAGAAATTCCCATTTTTGCTGAGGGTGTGGTGGGTTGTGTCATTTCTCATCTGCTTGTGTACTCTGTGTGTTGACTGCAGAGGACTGTTAGTAGAAGGTGCAAGATACTTATGTTCTCATGCTGTTGCAAACTTTGCCGCAACCCCAGCCATTGCATTCCTATGTTTTGTTGCAATTAGGGGTGTTACTGGTATACAAGTGTGTAGAAACTCTGACCTTCAGGAACCACTGCTTCTTGATGAAGAGACAGGATGTCTTAAGGTCACTCCTTATGAGGATGCTGGCCTCTTTAGCTGGGCCACACTTTCTTGGTTGAATCCACTTCTCTCGATTGGTGCAAAGAGACCGCTTGAGCTTAAGGATATTCCCCTTCTTGCACCAAAAAATCGAGCTAAGACCAATTATaagattttgaattcaaattgggAGAAAGTGAAGGCTGAGAATCCTTCCAGGCAGCCCTCTTTGGCTTGGGCAATTCTGAAGTCATTCTGGAAGGAAGCAGCTTGGAATGCTCTCTTTGCTGGGCTTAACACAGTTGTCTCCTATGTCGGTCCATTCATGCTTAGCTTCTTTGTTGATTATTTAGGCGGAAAAGAAACTTTCCGTCATGAAGGTTATGTTCTTGCTGGGATATTCTTTGCTGCCAAGCTGCTTGAGACCTTAACAACCCGGCAGTGGTATCTTGGAGTTGACATTTTGGGTATGCATGTGAGATCAGCTCTTACAGCAATGGTGTACCGAAAGGGACTCAAGCTCTCGAGCTTGGCTAAGCAGAGTCACACCAGTGGAGAGATTGTTAATTACATGGCTGTTGATGTCCAAAGAATAGGGGATTACTCTTGGTATCTCCATGACATATGGATGCTGCCACTGCAAATAATTCTTGCTCTTGCAATTTTGTACAAAAATGTAGGAATTGCTTCTGTTGCAACATTGATTGCCACCATCGTCTCTATTGTTGTTACTGTCCCTCTAGCAAAGATCCAAGAAGAATTTCAAGACAATTTAATGGCTGCCAAGGACGAAAGGATGAGGAAAACTTCAGAGTGCCTTAGGAATATGAGAATTCTCAAGTTGCAAGCTTGGGAGGAAAGGTATCAAAAGACATTGGAGGAGATGAGAGATGTAGAGTTCAAGTGGCTCCGGAAAGCTCTTTATTCTCAAGcttttattactttcattttCTGGAGCTCCCCCATATTTGTCTCTGCTGTAACCTTTGGTACTTCTATATTGTTGGGAGCTCAACTTACAGCAGGAGGTGTTCTTTCTGCTCTGGCAACTTTCAGAATCCTCCAAGAACCTCTCAGGAATTTTCCTGACTTGGTATCAATGATGGCCCAGACAAAGGTTTCTCTTGACCGAATTTCTGGATTCCTGCAGGAAGAAGAATTGCAGGAGGATGCAACCATTGTTCTGCCACAAGGAACAACGAACATTGCCATAGAGATTGAAAATGGCGAGTTTTGTTGGGACCAATGTGCTTCCAGGTCAACATTGTCTGGAATATCAATGAAAGTGGAGAGAGGGATGCGTGTGGCTGTTTGTGGCATGGTTGGATCTGGTAAATCAAGCTTGCTCGCTTGCATACTTGGGGAGATACCAAAGATCTCTGGTGAA GTAAAAGTATGTGGTACTGCAGCTTATGTTTCTCAATCAGCATGGATACAGTCTGgaaatattgaagaaaatattctttttggCAGTCCAATGGATAAAGTAAAGTACAAAAAAGTTATCCATGCTTGTTCACTAAAAAAGGATTTTGAACTTTTCTCACATGGAGATCAGACTATTATCGGGGATAGAGGTATAAATCTGAGTGGTGGTCAGAAGCAAAGAGTGCAGCTTGCACGGGCACTTTATCAAGATGCAGATATTTATTTACTTGATGATCCCTTCAGTGCTGTTGATGCTCACACTGGGTCAGAATTGTTCAAG GAATATATATTGACAGCATTAGCAAGCAAGACTGTGATATTTGTGACCCATCAAGTTGAATTTTTGCCTGCTGCTGATTTGATACTG GTTCTTAAGGAAGGCTGGATCATACAGGCAGGAAAATATGACGATCTTTTACAAGCAGGGACAGATTTTAATATGCTGGTCTCAGCTCACCATGAAGCAATTGAAGCCATGGACATTCCAAATCATTCATCAGAAGATTCAGACGAAAATAGGAATCTGGATGGGTGTGCTATACCTAGTAAAAAATGTGACACAGCTGAGAATAATATTGACAGTTTGGCAAAGGAAGTGCAAGATGGTGCATTGGCATCAGAGCAGAGagcaattaaagaaaaaaagaaagccaAACGGTCAAGGAAAAAGCAGCTTGTTCAGGAAGAAGAAAGGGTAAGAGGAAGGGTTAGCATGAAGGTTTACTTGTCATATATGGCTGCAGCTTATAGAGGCTTATTGATTCCACCCATAATCCTTGCACAAGGATTGTTCCAATTCCTTCAAATAGCTAGCAGTTGGTGGATGGCCTGGGCAAATCCCCAAACTGAAGGAGATCAATCTAAAGTTAATCCTATGGTCCTTCTTGTTGTTTATATAGCCCTTGCTTTTGGGAGCTCCTGGTTTATATTTGTCAGGGCTGTTCTGGTAGCTACATTTGGTTTAGCAGCTGCACAGAAATTGTTTTCAAAGATGCTTAGAAGTGTGTTCCGAGCTCCTATGTCATTCTTTGACTCTACTCCAGCAGGAAGGATATTGAAtcgt GTGTCTATTGATCAAAGTGTCGTGGATCTTGATATTCCTTTTAGACTTGGTGGGTTTGCTTCAACGACTATACAGCTTCTTGGCATTGTTGGTGTAATGACAAAAGTTACTTGGCAAGTATTGCTGCTTGTCATTCCAATGGCTGTTACTTGCTTGTGGATGCAG AAATATTATATGGCTTCATCAAGGGAACTCGTGCGTATCGTTAGCATCCAGAAATCTCCAATCATCCACCTTTTTGGTGAATCCATTGCTGGAGCTGCTACAATAAGAGGTTTTGGGCAAGAAAAAAGGTTCATGAAGAGGAACCTATATCTTCTTGATTGCTTTGCTCGTCCATTCTTCTGCAGTATAGCAGCTATTGAATGGCTTTGCTTACGTATGGAATTGCTTTCAACCTTTGTGTTTTCCTTTTGCATGGTTTTGCTTGTGAGTTTTCCACATGGAAAAATTGATCCAA GCATGGCAGGCCTTGCTGTAACATATGGCCTTAATTTAAATGCACGTCTGTCGAGGTGGATACTTAGCTTTTGCAAgcttgaaaacaaaattatttccATAGAGAGAATCTATCAATACAGCCAAATTCCAAGTGAAGCTCCACCATTTGTTGAGGACTCTCGACCTTCATCCTCATGGCCAGAAAATGGAACAATTCAACTGATCGATTTAAAG GTTCGTTATGCTGAGAATCTTCCTTTGGTGCTTCATGGAGTAACCTGTGAGTTTCCTGGTGGAAAGAAGATTGGCATTGTTGGCCGTACTGGGAGTGGAAAATCTACTTTGATTCAAGCATTATTTAGATTGATCGAACCAGCCAATGGGAAGATCATTATAGACAACATCGATATCTCAACAATTGGCCTCCATGATCTCCGAAGCCGTCTTGGTATTATACCCCAGGATCCTACATTATTTGAAGGGACCATCCGATGCAATCTTGATCCCCTTGGAGAGCATTCAGATTGTGAAATTTGGGAG GCTCTTGATAAGTCTCAGCTTGGAGAGATAGTTCGTGTGAAAGACCGAAGGTTAGATACGCCGG tgcTAGAAAATGGAGATAACTGGAGTGTGGGACAGCGTCAACTTGTTTCTCTTGGTAGAGCTTTGCTTAAGCAAGCAAGAATACTAGTGCTTGACGAAGCAACAGCCTCAGTTGATACAGCAACAGACAATCTCATCCAGAGGATTATTCGGACAGAGTTTAAGGATTGTACCGTATGCACTATTGCTCATCGGATCCCAACTGTTATTGACAGTGATCTGGTTTTGGTACTAAGTGATG GTCGAGTTGCAGAGTTTGATACGCCACAACAACTTTTAGAAGATAAATCATCCATGTTTCTAAAGTTGGTTACAGAGTACTCCTCAAGGTCAAGTGGCATTCcagatatttaa
- the LOC123216013 gene encoding tyrosine decarboxylase 2, whose protein sequence is MESRGLKPMDAEQLRENAHRMVDFIADYYKTIENFPVLSQVQPGYLRELVPDSAPKHPESLQNVLDDIQAKILPGVTHWQSPNYFAYYPSNSSVAGFLGEMLSGALNIVGFSWITSPAATELEMIVLDWLGKMLKLPEDFLSTGQGGGVIQGTASEAVLVVLLAARDKALRRVGKNALEKLVVYASDQTHSALQKACQIGGIYPENCRVLKTDSSTNYSLSPDVLAEAISHDLAIGLIPFFLCATVGTTSSTAVDPLLELGKIAKSNGMWFHVDAAYAGSACICPEYRQYINGVEEADSFNMNAHKWLLTNFDCSALWIKDRNALIQSLSTNPEFLKNKASQANMVVDYKDWQIPLGRRFRSLKLWFVLRLYGLENLQCYIRSHIQLAKHFEGLVEQDPRFEVVTPRIFSLVCFRLLPPQNNQDGGNKLNRELLDIVNSTGKIFISHTVLSGTYILRFAVGAPLTEERHVNAAWKVLQDEASTLLEKS, encoded by the exons AT GGAGAGTCGTGGGTTGAAGCCAATGGATGCAGAGCAACTGAGGGAGAATGCTCATAGAATGGTGGATTTCATTGCTGATTACTACAAAACTATTGAGAATTTTCCAGTTCTTAGCCAAGTTCAG CCTGGGTATCTTCGTGAACTTGTACCGGATTCTGCTCCAAAGCATCCTGAGTCACTGCAAAATGTTCTTGACG ATATTCAGGCAAAGATATTGCCAGGGGTAACTCACTGGCAGAGCCCAAATTACTTTGCATATTATCCTTCTAATAGCAGTGTTGCTGGATTTTTGGGAGAAATGCTTAGTGGTGCTCTTAACATTGTGGGTTTCAGTTGGATAACTTCTCCTGCTGCAACAGAACTTGAGATGATTGTTCTAGACTGGCTTGGTAAAATGCTTAAGCTACCTGAGGACTTCCTTTCAACAG GACAAGGTGGTGGAGTTATACAAGGCACTGCAAGTGAAGCTGTTTTAGTTGTACTGCTCGCAGCTCGTGATAAGGCTTTGCGGAGGGTTGGTAAAAATGCTCTTGAAAAGCTTGTGGTATATGCCTCTGATCAGACACATTCTGCTTTACAAAAAGCTTGCCAG ATTGGGGGAATTTATCCAGAGAATTGCAGGGTGCTTAAAACAGACTCTTCAACTAATTATTCCCTTTCCCCAGATGTACTTGCTGAAGCTATCTCACATGACCTTGCCATTGGATTAATACCTTTCTTTTTGTGTGCTACA GTTGGCACTACATCGTCTACAGCTGTTGATCCTTTGCTTGAACTGGGAAAGATTGCCAAG AGTAATGGAATGTGGTTTCATGTGGATGCTGCATATGCTGGAAGTGCATGTATATGTCCGGAATATCGACAATATATTAATGGTGTTGAAGAAGCTGACTCTTTTAACATGAATGCACACAAGTGGCTTCTAACAAACTTTGATTGTTCAGCACTTTGGATAAAG GATAGAAATGCTTTGATTCAGTCCCTCTCTACAAATCCAGAGTTTCTGAAAAACAAG GCCTCTCAAGCAAACATGGTTGTGGACTATAAAGATTGGCAAATTCCTCTTGGACGTCGATTCAG ATCATTGAAACTATGGTTCGTGTTACGACTTTATGGTTTGGAAAATCTACAGTGCTATATAAGAAGTCATATCCAGCTGGCTAAACATTTTGAAGGGCTTGTAGAGCAAGACCCTAGATTTGAG GTTGTTACCCCGAGGATATTTTCATTGGTTTGTTTCCGCCTTTTGCCACCCCAAAATAACCAAGATGGTGGCAATAAACTGAACCGTGAGCTATTAGATATTGTAAACTCAACTGGGAAAATCTTCATATCTCACACA GTTCTATCAGGTACATACATATTGCGATTTGCAGTAGGGGCGCCATTGACTGAAGAGAGGCATGTGAATGCAGCCTGGAAAGTTTTGCAAGACGAGGCCTCTACCTTGCTGGAGAAGTCTTAG